One genomic window of Kosmotoga olearia TBF 19.5.1 includes the following:
- a CDS encoding histidine phosphatase family protein, which produces MRVYIVRHGSTEWNLTGKWQGSSDVPLSAIGIRDATLTANFLADKVESIEAIYSSDLSRAAETAEIIGERFGKPPIKMKELRECRMDLWSGLKIEEILEKYGKEFQEWRTNPDAEIPDTESLNQVQKRAVRAFKTITSSLSDESNIIIVSHALWIRLLLCRVLNIPIQQHRKFNLWNCSVTILDYDSRFGWVVDTLNYYFHLEVDTKKAIENR; this is translated from the coding sequence ATGAGAGTTTACATAGTCAGACATGGCTCAACAGAATGGAATCTTACCGGGAAATGGCAGGGAAGCTCTGACGTTCCTCTAAGCGCTATCGGTATAAGAGACGCCACCCTGACAGCAAATTTTCTGGCAGACAAGGTTGAATCGATAGAAGCCATATATTCCAGCGATCTTTCCAGAGCAGCAGAAACCGCGGAGATAATTGGTGAACGCTTCGGAAAACCCCCTATAAAAATGAAGGAACTGAGAGAATGTAGAATGGATCTCTGGAGCGGACTGAAGATTGAAGAGATACTTGAAAAATATGGTAAAGAATTTCAGGAATGGCGAACAAATCCTGATGCTGAGATCCCGGACACAGAATCGCTAAATCAGGTACAGAAAAGAGCTGTTCGGGCTTTCAAGACAATTACTTCTTCTTTGTCTGACGAAAGCAATATAATCATCGTTTCTCATGCATTGTGGATAAGGCTGCTTCTCTGCAGGGTTCTTAACATACCTATCCAACAACACAGAAAATTCAATCTCTGGAATTGTTCTGTTACCATATTAGATTACGATTCGCGCTTTGGCTGGGTAGTTGATACCCTCAACTACTATTTCCACCTCGAAGTGGATACTAAAAAAGCCATCGAAAACAGGTAA
- a CDS encoding DNA polymerase III subunit alpha, with product MRVAFVVTSHELYASILNPKETAFALKKEGYDTCILIDSSLSSSILWFRMLKEQGINVIPGLKKETRYYIPTSSQGFLQLIALENELTDSPEDVVVIEGVPKNLDETSEIPVWESRYVDPRQKNLFKIYISLGEKNIPEADYHLLTEEEYKKIIQPNIGVLESALKEPFELPRFKHKIPVHTTIEELRALAIEGLKEAGITDKKYLERLDKELKIVQDKGFQDYFLLIAEIVKLAKSIGCWVGPGRGSAVGSLLVRALGITAVDPLKYDLYFERFLNPAREDFPDIDLDVEDEKRPELIHKITEHFSSEKVCLIQTMGTFSFRSAARALARKMKVSESEIRNLISWSRNGKFLPSSLSKDKRMTSIFKFANQLSGLYSTLSVHAAGIILSEEDLRTIIPLRKSDEIYISQWDMKSLEYLGFQKVDLLGLRNLSLLRKLCEGKEPWNKNPDNRKSFAILSRGYTTGIFQIEGNEATAIIKKISPENLEDLAIGIALNRPGPISSGITREYIRRRRFLKAIGNYTAGEHIASLEDTLGLLIFQEQVIRLAISELKLKPEEGELLRRALSKKDTETIEKLAEVVQERSPENSEKISKYLEFLRDFSGYSFNKSHSIAYSLLSYWIAYHKANNPVLFYKLLIPLMDSGSRLRAAAEARELGLKFSIFNPGNRNNIILVPGDFRPSLTKIDTSKPPKEENFFAYVRKNRNYLTAADLEFLIKTGFFDQYGSRIKLLKDINNALSGVDPDLKSVLKVFGYKEEEITEEMESLVEKAAMEFETFGFNLTEFEVELDEKNKDFVDGTLTSLVAGSCTGIAAFVAINASGKKFITDGRTLLPVKFRVPEKGFVVFKKGHFGEKSIFSEIHTVTRIINGPVPIDHLEKASEKNTLIIDTGKKIKLHGMKTRDFEVDEIVIGGES from the coding sequence ATGAGGGTCGCTTTTGTTGTCACCTCTCATGAGCTTTACGCTTCTATTCTGAATCCTAAAGAAACGGCATTTGCTCTCAAAAAAGAAGGATACGATACTTGTATACTCATAGATTCCTCCCTATCCTCATCGATTCTCTGGTTCAGAATGCTCAAAGAACAGGGGATTAATGTTATTCCTGGACTAAAAAAGGAAACCAGGTATTACATCCCGACGTCGTCTCAAGGTTTCTTACAACTAATAGCTCTGGAAAATGAACTGACAGATTCTCCAGAAGATGTGGTGGTCATCGAGGGAGTACCCAAGAATCTGGATGAGACTTCGGAGATTCCTGTATGGGAAAGCAGGTATGTGGATCCCAGGCAAAAAAACCTCTTTAAAATATATATTTCACTTGGAGAAAAAAATATCCCCGAAGCGGATTACCATCTTCTAACCGAAGAAGAATACAAAAAAATCATCCAACCGAATATCGGCGTTCTAGAATCGGCACTAAAAGAACCTTTTGAATTACCCAGATTCAAACATAAAATTCCAGTTCACACCACAATAGAAGAACTAAGGGCACTTGCCATTGAAGGCCTTAAAGAGGCTGGAATAACAGATAAGAAATATCTCGAAAGACTTGATAAGGAACTCAAAATAGTTCAGGACAAAGGATTTCAGGATTATTTTCTTCTTATTGCTGAAATAGTCAAGCTGGCAAAAAGTATCGGGTGCTGGGTAGGGCCCGGAAGAGGTTCTGCCGTTGGTTCATTACTCGTTAGAGCCCTTGGAATCACGGCTGTAGATCCTCTGAAATACGATCTTTACTTTGAAAGGTTCTTGAATCCAGCAAGGGAAGATTTCCCCGATATAGACCTCGATGTTGAAGATGAAAAAAGGCCAGAGTTGATTCATAAAATCACTGAACATTTCTCCAGTGAAAAGGTCTGCCTTATACAAACCATGGGGACCTTTTCTTTCAGGTCCGCCGCAAGAGCCCTCGCAAGAAAGATGAAAGTCTCCGAATCGGAAATTCGCAACCTTATCTCCTGGAGCAGAAATGGAAAATTTCTGCCATCTTCTCTGTCAAAAGATAAACGCATGACTTCAATCTTCAAATTCGCAAACCAGCTATCAGGACTTTATAGCACTCTTTCGGTACATGCAGCCGGGATAATACTTTCAGAAGAAGATCTGAGAACCATCATTCCCCTCAGGAAAAGCGATGAAATATACATATCGCAATGGGACATGAAATCCCTCGAATATCTGGGATTTCAAAAGGTTGATTTACTGGGATTGAGAAATCTTTCCCTCTTAAGAAAATTATGCGAAGGAAAAGAACCATGGAACAAAAATCCCGATAACAGAAAAAGTTTCGCCATTCTTTCCCGGGGTTACACCACGGGAATCTTCCAGATTGAAGGTAATGAAGCAACAGCAATAATAAAAAAGATTTCTCCTGAAAACCTCGAGGACCTCGCAATTGGAATTGCCCTGAACAGACCCGGCCCTATATCCTCCGGGATAACAAGAGAATACATAAGACGAAGACGTTTCTTGAAGGCAATTGGAAATTACACAGCCGGAGAGCACATTGCTTCTCTGGAAGATACATTGGGATTGCTCATATTCCAGGAGCAGGTAATAAGACTGGCCATTTCTGAACTGAAGCTCAAACCAGAAGAAGGTGAACTTCTTCGTAGAGCGTTATCTAAAAAAGATACCGAAACCATTGAAAAGCTCGCTGAAGTTGTTCAAGAAAGAAGTCCGGAAAATTCTGAAAAAATAAGCAAATATCTTGAGTTTCTGAGGGATTTCTCTGGATACAGCTTCAACAAGTCCCATAGCATCGCTTATTCATTGTTATCCTATTGGATCGCTTATCATAAGGCAAATAATCCCGTACTCTTCTACAAACTTCTGATCCCGTTGATGGATAGTGGTTCTCGACTACGTGCGGCGGCAGAGGCCCGGGAATTGGGACTCAAGTTCTCAATTTTTAACCCTGGAAATAGAAACAACATAATCCTTGTACCGGGTGATTTCAGACCATCTCTAACAAAGATAGATACCTCCAAACCACCCAAGGAGGAAAACTTCTTTGCTTACGTACGAAAAAATCGTAATTATCTCACTGCCGCTGATCTCGAATTCTTAATAAAAACAGGATTCTTTGATCAATACGGAAGCAGGATCAAGCTGCTCAAAGACATAAACAATGCCCTTTCCGGCGTTGATCCTGACCTGAAATCCGTTCTGAAAGTCTTTGGGTACAAGGAGGAAGAAATAACTGAAGAAATGGAGTCACTGGTTGAAAAAGCTGCCATGGAATTTGAAACCTTCGGATTCAACCTTACGGAATTTGAGGTAGAACTTGATGAAAAAAACAAAGATTTCGTTGACGGAACATTGACTTCCTTGGTTGCTGGCTCTTGCACAGGAATTGCTGCTTTCGTTGCGATAAATGCTAGCGGAAAAAAATTCATAACCGATGGGCGAACCCTTCTTCCAGTAAAATTTCGCGTTCCAGAAAAAGGCTTCGTGGTTTTCAAAAAGGGACATTTTGGAGAAAAATCGATTTTTAGTGAAATACATACAGTAACGAGGATAATAAACGGACCGGTACCTATAGACCATCTTGAAAAAGCATCCGAAAAAAACACACTCATCATTGACACAGGCAAAAAAATAAAACTACATGGTATGAAAACCAGAGATTTTGAAGTTGATGAAATAGTCATTGGAGGTGAATCATGA
- a CDS encoding RluA family pseudouridine synthase produces the protein MPEEQIVTNREDGWRLDKFLSEKAPQWVSRTAIQRHIKDGGVLVNGEKKKASYRVKSGDIVTYTFPEKVEPGTVEPENIPLNIIYEDHDIIVVNKPPDMIVHPVHNKTSGTLVNALLNYCNDLQGIGGIMRPGIVHRLDKETSGVIVVAKNDRAHNSLVQQFKARTTEKYYLAIARGKTPLQGEINFSLARHPVNRLKMTVSATGKESHTLFKTITYFGNIASLVLAKPKTGRTHQIRVHFKEIGHPLLGDKLYGRHKDDIILGAERHMLHALQISIHHPRTGEKMTFVARVPEDMLKVIRNLFELRRKQL, from the coding sequence GTGCCAGAAGAACAGATTGTAACCAATCGTGAAGACGGATGGCGACTGGATAAATTTCTCTCTGAAAAGGCTCCTCAATGGGTTTCACGTACCGCAATTCAACGACATATAAAAGATGGAGGAGTTCTAGTAAACGGGGAGAAAAAAAAGGCCAGTTATCGTGTGAAAAGCGGCGACATCGTGACTTATACATTTCCAGAAAAAGTTGAACCCGGTACTGTGGAACCCGAAAACATCCCTCTAAATATAATCTACGAAGATCACGACATCATTGTCGTAAACAAACCTCCGGATATGATAGTGCACCCCGTTCACAATAAAACCTCTGGAACACTCGTCAACGCTCTTTTGAATTATTGTAATGATTTACAGGGTATTGGCGGAATTATGAGACCAGGTATTGTTCACAGATTGGATAAGGAAACGAGCGGGGTTATAGTTGTTGCAAAAAACGACCGAGCACATAATTCTCTTGTACAACAGTTCAAAGCACGAACGACAGAAAAATATTACCTCGCAATAGCCAGAGGAAAAACACCCCTTCAGGGAGAAATAAACTTCTCTCTAGCACGTCATCCAGTTAACCGATTAAAAATGACTGTTTCAGCCACAGGCAAGGAATCTCACACGCTCTTCAAAACGATCACCTATTTCGGAAATATAGCCTCTCTGGTTCTTGCAAAGCCCAAAACAGGAAGAACACATCAGATCAGGGTGCATTTTAAAGAAATAGGCCATCCTTTACTCGGTGATAAATTGTATGGAAGACACAAAGACGATATTATACTTGGGGCAGAAAGGCACATGCTCCATGCCTTGCAGATATCTATCCACCATCCCCGGACAGGGGAAAAAATGACCTTTGTCGCACGCGTTCCAGAAGATATGCTAAAGGTCATCAGAAACCTTTTTGAGTTAAGGAGAAAACAATTATGA
- the lspA gene encoding signal peptidase II, with protein MLSSFGIVLVVILDQLSKRIVENSMNYFQRIDILGKILGFRYVHNRGVAFGMFSGVEGILIASISTTIIIGLLIFGVIFKNRLSKIEQFFFGMIIGGALGNLIDRLRLGYVVDFIELPYWPVFNVADTSIVLGTILLLFLYYRREHSARRTDCNQS; from the coding sequence TTGCTTTCTTCTTTTGGAATCGTTCTGGTGGTCATATTGGACCAGCTATCAAAACGTATTGTGGAAAACAGCATGAATTATTTCCAGCGTATAGACATTCTGGGAAAAATTCTCGGATTCCGTTACGTTCACAACAGGGGTGTCGCTTTTGGAATGTTCAGCGGAGTAGAGGGGATCCTTATTGCCTCAATTTCTACCACAATTATCATTGGTCTTCTCATATTCGGGGTTATTTTCAAAAACAGACTTTCGAAAATAGAGCAATTTTTCTTCGGGATGATCATTGGTGGTGCTCTTGGAAACCTGATAGATCGCCTGAGACTTGGTTATGTTGTTGATTTTATAGAACTCCCGTACTGGCCTGTTTTTAATGTGGCCGATACGTCTATCGTTCTTGGAACAATTCTTCTTTTGTTCCTATACTATCGGAGGGAACACAGTGCCAGAAGAACAGATTGTAACCAATCGTGA
- a CDS encoding YebC/PmpR family DNA-binding transcriptional regulator produces the protein MSGHNKWANIKHRKMAQDAKKSKIFTKIIRELMVAAREGGTDPNTNNALRAAIERAKAANMPKDTMEKAIKKGAGELEGQSFVEALYEVYAPGGVAMLIRALTDNKNRTAQEIRHLLSKHGGNMAESGSVAWMFERKGVITVPRSEISDMDEFQLLAIDAGAEDIQDEEDPVRIITAPEEASNVKNALEENGYTASYELTYIPKNTVSVSGNDAEKLLKLLNVLEDNDDVQEVYANFEMDDSEMEALMEKMQ, from the coding sequence ATGTCAGGTCACAATAAGTGGGCGAATATTAAACACAGAAAGATGGCCCAGGACGCAAAGAAGTCCAAGATCTTCACCAAAATAATAAGGGAGCTAATGGTAGCCGCACGTGAAGGCGGAACAGACCCAAACACGAATAATGCTCTTAGAGCCGCCATAGAAAGAGCAAAGGCTGCCAACATGCCGAAAGACACCATGGAAAAGGCTATCAAAAAGGGTGCTGGAGAACTTGAAGGACAGTCCTTCGTAGAAGCTTTATATGAAGTTTACGCTCCCGGTGGAGTTGCCATGCTTATAAGAGCTCTCACAGACAACAAAAACAGGACGGCCCAGGAAATCAGGCATCTGCTTTCCAAACACGGTGGGAACATGGCTGAAAGCGGTAGTGTTGCCTGGATGTTCGAAAGAAAAGGTGTTATAACCGTCCCAAGATCCGAGATTTCTGACATGGATGAATTTCAGCTTCTTGCAATTGACGCCGGCGCCGAAGACATTCAGGATGAAGAGGATCCTGTTAGAATAATAACTGCTCCTGAGGAAGCATCTAATGTTAAAAACGCACTGGAAGAAAACGGTTATACGGCTTCTTACGAACTGACCTATATCCCGAAGAACACCGTATCTGTCAGTGGTAACGACGCTGAAAAACTTTTGAAGCTTCTAAATGTCCTCGAAGATAACGATGATGTACAGGAAGTTTACGCAAACTTCGAGATGGATGACTCCGAAATGGAAGCTTTGATGGAGAAAATGCAGTAA
- a CDS encoding TIGR03936 family radical SAM-associated protein, which produces MPKYVLRMVKGGIIRYLSHQETSTAIERTLRRAKLPLSFTKGYHPHIKLSYLPAVLTGVATAAIYMTIETESPVTDITERISKAAPFGISLLKVWEVDEKFDLRSVADSYQYFLFLPKNCFDPSRFSEATEITKQTKKSRKIFLAKETYQHLSVSALRNYFMVKYFQPMDKSLSYQHLIKIMSKEKSLSEKGIYVFVLEAYKDGVPTSNILDYIGGKKHVRSQ; this is translated from the coding sequence TTGCCTAAATATGTATTGCGAATGGTTAAGGGAGGTATTATAAGGTATCTTTCCCACCAGGAGACAAGTACGGCCATTGAAAGAACCCTTCGACGCGCAAAGCTTCCGTTGTCTTTTACAAAAGGATACCACCCGCACATAAAGTTGAGTTATTTACCCGCTGTTCTAACCGGGGTAGCTACTGCAGCTATCTATATGACCATAGAAACAGAAAGCCCTGTTACTGATATAACAGAAAGGATTTCGAAAGCGGCACCTTTTGGGATATCATTACTCAAAGTCTGGGAGGTTGATGAAAAATTTGATTTGCGTTCCGTAGCTGATTCCTACCAATATTTCTTGTTCTTGCCAAAAAACTGCTTCGATCCATCTCGTTTTTCCGAAGCTACAGAGATAACCAAACAAACGAAGAAATCTCGGAAAATCTTTTTAGCTAAAGAAACGTATCAACATCTTTCCGTCTCAGCGCTGAGGAACTACTTTATGGTAAAATATTTCCAGCCGATGGATAAATCATTGTCATATCAGCATCTTATAAAAATAATGAGCAAAGAAAAGAGCCTTTCTGAAAAAGGAATTTATGTTTTTGTGCTTGAAGCTTATAAAGATGGTGTACCCACGTCTAATATTCTGGATTATATAGGAGGGAAAAAGCATGTCAGGTCACAATAA
- a CDS encoding metallophosphoesterase: MWLVMADSHDNLENLEKAVRIAEERRASVIFHCGDIVSPFAARILAGFSGELYVVFGNNDGEVLGLKSILGDAIRKGPYEVVVSGKKVMLMHEPISFNRLKDLDYVFYGHTHEFDIFEEEKPFILNPGESCGYLSDNATCVLLDEETGEFELVEL, encoded by the coding sequence ATGTGGTTGGTGATGGCAGATTCTCATGATAATCTCGAGAACCTGGAAAAAGCTGTTCGGATCGCTGAAGAACGGAGAGCGAGTGTTATATTTCATTGTGGTGATATAGTTTCTCCTTTTGCCGCTAGAATCCTGGCAGGATTTAGCGGAGAACTGTATGTGGTTTTTGGAAATAACGATGGTGAAGTCTTAGGGCTAAAGAGTATACTGGGAGATGCCATAAGAAAAGGACCATATGAAGTTGTGGTGAGCGGAAAAAAGGTTATGCTAATGCACGAGCCCATATCCTTCAATAGATTAAAAGATCTCGACTATGTATTTTATGGGCATACCCACGAATTTGATATTTTTGAGGAAGAAAAGCCTTTTATACTCAATCCGGGCGAGAGTTGTGGTTATCTCAGTGATAATGCAACGTGTGTTTTGCTTGATGAAGAGACAGGTGAATTTGAACTCGTGGAATTATAA